From Microbacterium sp. CGR2:
CGCTGTAGACCTCGATGATCGGCGCGGTCTCGTGCTCGTAGATGTCCAGACGATGCGCGATCGCCGCGTCGGTGTCATCGGAGCGTCCCTGCTCGGCAGCGCGCAGGCCCAGGCGGGTCAGGCTCTCTTCGCGAGGAACATCCAGCAGGATGACGGCGTCGAGCGCCTCACCGCGGCTGTTCAGGAAATCCTCCAGGTGCTTCACCTGTGCGGTGTTGCGCGGGTACCCGTCCAGCAGGAAGCCGTTGGCGGCATCATCCTGGGCCAGGCGATCGCGCACGATCTCGCTGGTGAGCTCATCCGGCACCAGATCGCCCTTGTCGAGGATCGCCGTGACCTGCTGGCCGAGCGGCGTCCCCTCCTTGATGTTCGCGCGGAAGATGTCGCCCGTCGAGACGACGGGGATGCCGTAGGACTCGGCGATGCGCACGCCCTGCGTGCCCTTGCCGGAGCCCTGCGGTCCGACGATGAGAAGACGAGCGGATGCTGTCATCGGAGAAGCCCTTCGTAGTGACGCTGCTGCAGCTGTGCATCGATCTGCTTCACCGTCTCGAGGCCGACGCCGACGATGATGAGGATCGAGGCGCCACCGAACGGGAAGTTCTGGTTGGCGCCCACAGTGGCCAGAGCGATCAGCGGGATGAGCGCGATCAGACCCAGGTACAGCGAGCCGGGAAGCGTGATACGCGTCAGGACGTAGTCGAGGTACTCGGCGGTCGGACGACCCGCACGGATGCCGGGGATGAAGCCGCCGTACTTCTTCATGTTGTCGGCGACC
This genomic window contains:
- a CDS encoding adenylate kinase, coding for MTASARLLIVGPQGSGKGTQGVRIAESYGIPVVSTGDIFRANIKEGTPLGQQVTAILDKGDLVPDELTSEIVRDRLAQDDAANGFLLDGYPRNTAQVKHLEDFLNSRGEALDAVILLDVPREESLTRLGLRAAEQGRSDDTDAAIAHRLDIYEHETAPIIEVYSEKGIVDRINGVGSLDEITERISAALAARGLRLAA